Proteins from a genomic interval of Flavobacteriales bacterium:
- a CDS encoding Rieske 2Fe-2S domain-containing protein translates to MQYRDVAKLEDLEPGTCLSVEVDDAPGVALFNVDGNILALDNTCPHAGGPLGEGTLDGEVVECPWHGWEFNVRTGQ, encoded by the coding sequence ATGCAATATCGCGACGTTGCCAAACTGGAAGACCTCGAACCCGGAACGTGCCTGTCGGTTGAAGTCGACGACGCTCCCGGCGTGGCATTATTCAACGTGGATGGAAACATTCTGGCCTTGGATAATACGTGCCCCCACGCGGGAGGCCCGCTCGGAGAAGGGACGCTGGACGGAGAGGTCGTCGAATGCCCGTGGCACGGCTGGGAATTCAACGTGCGCACGGGACAATG